One Siniperca chuatsi isolate FFG_IHB_CAS linkage group LG5, ASM2008510v1, whole genome shotgun sequence DNA window includes the following coding sequences:
- the selenoe gene encoding selenoprotein e — MWAFLVLTLALAVRASDTNNDTVMEEKLVIARGKLMAPSVVGUGIKKMPELHHFLMERLALYHNLEYDSSEEKNPRLIFYNEKDEVVKTVPVKKMKADEISSLLDSLGFFKRSQKGEEVPEEFQHFPLRAPRDEL; from the exons ATGTGGGCCTTCTTGGTGCTCACTCTTGCCCTCGCTGTTAGGGCATCAGACACTAACAACGACACAGTGATGGAAGAAAAGCTTGTTATAGCCAGAGGTAAACTGATG GCCCCCAGTGTCGTCGGATGAGGCATAAAGAAAATGCCGGAGCTCCATCATTTTCTCATGGAGCGCTTAGCTTTATA CCACAACTTGGAATATGATTCATCGGAGGAGAAGAATCCACGTCTGATATTCTATAACGAAAAGGACGAGGTTGTAAAG ACTGTTCCCGTGAAGAAAATGAAGGCAGACGAGATCAGCAGCCTGTTAGACTCACTTGGTTTCTTCAAGAGGTCCCAAAAAGGGGAAGAGGTGCCAGAGGAGTTCCAGCATTTCCCCCTGCGCGCCCCCAGGGATGAGCTGTGA
- the zgc:112294 gene encoding transmembrane protein 17A isoform X2 has product MPVFYSPVPENLQMGLAYMGGSVFTNNRTADSDFTREQEDTSAVNELVSHLPLQMLLYFNMFYFPCWWFSAVFMLEVKFCYLPGYYQALLITGMILLTVIEVIRLYLGYIGNLKEKMPELAAFWLLSFMFQLPVLLFFLTDEGIIILPFERAVHSLYLLFLLAQILASFLALRTMTRKLTLLFHLRQFGKVESFRHAGMSPVYGLPYHRSVLPMSPTRDMYH; this is encoded by the exons ATGCCTGTGTTTTACTCACCTGTTCCAGAGAACCTGCAGATGGGTCTGGCCTATATGGGAGGCTCTGTATTCACCAACAACAGGACAGCAGACAGCGACTTCACCAGGGAGCAGGAGGACACCTCTG CGGTCAATGAGTTGGTTTCTCACCTTCCCCTGCAGATGCTACTGTACttcaacatgttttattttccctgttggtggttttctgctgttttcatgTTGGAAGTAAAG TTCTGTTATCTTCCCGGGTACTACCAGGCTCTGCTCATAACCGGGATGATCCTCCTCACAGTAATTGAAGTGATCCGACTTTATCTGGGCTACATTGGCAACCTTAAAGAAAAG ATGCCAGAGTTGGCAGCCTTCTGGCTCCTGTCTTTCATGTTCCAGCTGCCAGTGCTGCTGTTCTTCCTGACCGATGAAGGAATTATCATCCTGCCTTTCGAGAGAGCTGTCCACTCCCTctacctcctcttcctgctAGCCCAGATCCTGGCCTCCTTCCTGGCACTCAGGACCATGACCCGAAAGCTCACACTGCTCTTCCATCTGCGTCAGTTTGGCAAGGTGGAGAGCTTCCGCCACGCAGGGATGAGTCCTGTCTACGGGCTGCCCTACCACCGCAGCGTGCTGCCCATGTCACCCACCCGAGATATGTACCATTAA
- the zgc:112294 gene encoding transmembrane protein 17A isoform X1, producing the protein MPVFYSPVPENLQMGLAYMGGSVFTNNRTADSDFTREQEDTSAVNELVSHLPLQMLLYFNMFYFPCWWFSAVFMLEVKFCYLPGYYQALLITGMILLTVIEVIRLYLGYIGNLKEKHLMPDCSIFASPPSTNPSSPSLPSCHQMPELAAFWLLSFMFQLPVLLFFLTDEGIIILPFERAVHSLYLLFLLAQILASFLALRTMTRKLTLLFHLRQFGKVESFRHAGMSPVYGLPYHRSVLPMSPTRDMYH; encoded by the exons ATGCCTGTGTTTTACTCACCTGTTCCAGAGAACCTGCAGATGGGTCTGGCCTATATGGGAGGCTCTGTATTCACCAACAACAGGACAGCAGACAGCGACTTCACCAGGGAGCAGGAGGACACCTCTG CGGTCAATGAGTTGGTTTCTCACCTTCCCCTGCAGATGCTACTGTACttcaacatgttttattttccctgttggtggttttctgctgttttcatgTTGGAAGTAAAG TTCTGTTATCTTCCCGGGTACTACCAGGCTCTGCTCATAACCGGGATGATCCTCCTCACAGTAATTGAAGTGATCCGACTTTATCTGGGCTACATTGGCAACCTTAAAGAAAAG CACTTGATGCCTGACTGCTCTATCTTTGCATCGCCTCCATCCACCAACCCAAGTTCTCCCTCCCTTCCATCCTGTCATCAGATGCCAGAGTTGGCAGCCTTCTGGCTCCTGTCTTTCATGTTCCAGCTGCCAGTGCTGCTGTTCTTCCTGACCGATGAAGGAATTATCATCCTGCCTTTCGAGAGAGCTGTCCACTCCCTctacctcctcttcctgctAGCCCAGATCCTGGCCTCCTTCCTGGCACTCAGGACCATGACCCGAAAGCTCACACTGCTCTTCCATCTGCGTCAGTTTGGCAAGGTGGAGAGCTTCCGCCACGCAGGGATGAGTCCTGTCTACGGGCTGCCCTACCACCGCAGCGTGCTGCCCATGTCACCCACCCGAGATATGTACCATTAA
- the zgc:112294 gene encoding transmembrane protein 17A isoform X3, with amino-acid sequence MPVFYSPVPENLQMGLAYMGGSVFTNNRTADSDFTREQEDTSAVNELVSHLPLQMLLYFNMFYFPCWWFSAVFMLEVKFCYLPGYYQALLITGMILLTVIEVIRLYLGYIGNLKEKLPVLLFFLTDEGIIILPFERAVHSLYLLFLLAQILASFLALRTMTRKLTLLFHLRQFGKVESFRHAGMSPVYGLPYHRSVLPMSPTRDMYH; translated from the exons ATGCCTGTGTTTTACTCACCTGTTCCAGAGAACCTGCAGATGGGTCTGGCCTATATGGGAGGCTCTGTATTCACCAACAACAGGACAGCAGACAGCGACTTCACCAGGGAGCAGGAGGACACCTCTG CGGTCAATGAGTTGGTTTCTCACCTTCCCCTGCAGATGCTACTGTACttcaacatgttttattttccctgttggtggttttctgctgttttcatgTTGGAAGTAAAG TTCTGTTATCTTCCCGGGTACTACCAGGCTCTGCTCATAACCGGGATGATCCTCCTCACAGTAATTGAAGTGATCCGACTTTATCTGGGCTACATTGGCAACCTTAAAGAAAAG CTGCCAGTGCTGCTGTTCTTCCTGACCGATGAAGGAATTATCATCCTGCCTTTCGAGAGAGCTGTCCACTCCCTctacctcctcttcctgctAGCCCAGATCCTGGCCTCCTTCCTGGCACTCAGGACCATGACCCGAAAGCTCACACTGCTCTTCCATCTGCGTCAGTTTGGCAAGGTGGAGAGCTTCCGCCACGCAGGGATGAGTCCTGTCTACGGGCTGCCCTACCACCGCAGCGTGCTGCCCATGTCACCCACCCGAGATATGTACCATTAA